The region TGCTGGAATGTTAGCGGCTGACGACCCCCATAATCCAATCGCGCTGCATGCGCTCGCCAAAGTCAGCACGTCTTTGTACCCAGGCTTCCTCGACCACATTTCAGACCTTTCTGGGGTTCGTATCCCCTTTCAAACCGCATCCACCTTGCAGGCGGTCTCTCCGGATGCCGACTTTCTCAGTGATCCGAAGGCGCTGGTGCCGCAACTAGAGCCTGGCTCGCATCGTTTTTCGCTTCTGGACGAGCGTTCCGTTGATCCGCGGCAGTTGGCTGAGGCTCTCCTAATGGCCGTTCGCAACACGCGGAAGATTGAGGGTAGAGGGATCGACCTACGTGAAAATACTCCCCTGACCCGTATCGCTGCCGGACCTGCGTCGGTTCGCGTGGAGACGCCTGCCGGCTCCTTGAGTGCTGGCTATTTCGTTGATTGCATGGGTGCCTGGTCGCCCGCGCCGGTCGCACCCCGGAAGGGACAGATGCTGGCTGTGACCCTCCCGAAGAGTCTGCCGCTAAAAACTGTGATCCGCACGGAAAAGATTTATATCGTTCCTCGTACCGATGGTCCGAACGCGGGCCGCGCAATCATTGGCGCAACGGTGGAGAATGCGGGTTACGACCTCAAGGTCCATCCGGTAGACATCCTCACGCTCAACGCACAGGCTACGGCACTGCTGCCTGAGTTGGCTGAGGCCCTTTTCGTTGAGTCGTGGGCAGGATTGCGTCCAGCGACGCGCGATGATTTACCCATCCTTGGTCCCTCGCCGCGTCAGCCTCGTTACGTGCTCGCGAATGGCCACTTCCGGAACGGAATCCTTCTTGCACCTGCTACTGCTCACGTCGTCGCGCAACTCCTCATGGGAGAGAACGTAGATGTGGATCTTGCTCCCTTCGATCCTGGCCGCTTTTAGCTTGCTTATCCCTCAAATCGCACAACAGCTCCGATATTCGCACGAAACCGGTGACAACAGTTTCTCCGCTGGTCTATAACCGTAGTTACTTATTGGATAGGTTTCTGTTATCCGTCGGAGAGTGTAAATGTCTACTGTCGTTGCGCCTAAGGGTCTTGAAGGTATCGTCGCCACCACCTCTTCTATCTGCTGGATCGATGGCGACGCAGGCGTCCTCTCCTACCGCGGTATCGATATCCATGAACTGGCTTCAAAGTCCACGTTCGAAGAGACGACCTATCTTTTGTGGAACGGCAGACTTCCGTCTGGATCGGAGCTGAAAGCCTTTTCCGCTGAGCTGGCCGCAGCCCGCGTGCTGGACCCGAAGATTATCGATCTCCTCAAGTCTGTTCCGACGTCTGCTTCCCCAATGGAGGTCCTTCGTACGGCAGTTTCGCTCGCATCGATCTACGACGTCGACGAGAAAGACTCCAGCCACGACGCCAATGTTCGCAAGTCCTTCCGTCTCACCGCGCAAATCGCGATGATCGTCGCTCTCTTCGATCGGATACGCAAAGGGAAGGAGATTGTCGAAGCCGACAAGAGCCTTTCACATGCTGCGAACTTCCTTTGGATGCTGAATGGCGAAAAGCCTTCGGAGACTGCCACCAACGCCTTTGACATTGCCCTCATTCTCCACGCAGATCATGAGCTCAATGCCAGCACCTTTGCCGCACGAGTGATCGCTGCCACCTTGTCCGACATGCACTCGGCGATTACCGGTGCCATCGGTGCTCTCAAAGGGCCCTTGCATGGTGGTGCGAACGAAGCGACCATGAAGCTTCTCTACGCCATTGACGAGGCTGGTGCAGATCCAGTCGAATACGTCCGCAACATGTTCGCGACCAAACAGAAGATCTCGGGCTTCGGCCATCGCGTTTATCACACGGAAGATCCCCGGGCGACGCATCTTCGTCGCATGTCCGGTGAACTGGGCGCGGCTGCGGGCAATACCAAGTGGTTCGATATGAGCCAGAAGATCGAAGCCTTCGTTAAATCCGAAAAGAAGCTCAATGCGAATGTGGATTTTTATTCTGCGAGCACGTACACCACGCTTGGCATCGACATCGATCTGTTTACGCCAATCTTTGCGATCTCACGTATCTCCGGATGGGCCGCTCATGTGATCGAGCAGCACGACGATAACCGGCTGATCCGTCCGCGTGCCGAATACACTGGGCCTGCTTATCCTGCGCCGTATACCCCGATTGAAAGTCGTTAGCTTCACTGAGTAACACGGACGGCCGTTTGCGAAAGCAGGCGGCCGTTTTTGTTTGCGTCTGGATCGTAAGTTCAATGCCTACAAAACTTTACTTGCCGAGTCGTGTCCACATACGTAACCTCGGGATCTAATCGCTCGCCTGCAATGCCTTGGAGTTTGTCTGCCTAACCTCAATCGATTCCGAACTTCTGCTCTGCTGTTCTTCCTCACTACGACGCCTCTTCTCGCCCAAGCCAAACCGGCGGCCGAGGACGCTGGAAGCACGACCGCTTCTGCTACTACGAACGACGAAGGGCCCGCGGGTATCGTCCCCTATGTGAAGGGGCTGAACATTTCCATTGGCACCAGCTCACAGCATGACTCCTCCAATGGCTGGTCTTCTCTGATAACTCCCGATGTCGCATGGCGTTTCAACTCTCACTTTTCCGCTGACGCCACGGTTCCCATTTACACGTACATCAACGTTCAGCAGAATAAAGGCACCAAGGCGCGACCGGTCTATGTCTTCGCGAATGAGAAGTTCACCCCGGGCGATGCGGCCCTCAATAGTCACTACGAGACCAGCTTCAATCTCCTCGACTACAACCTGACCGCTACTTTGGGCCTTCCTAGCGGTAGTCAGGACGATGGTCTTGGGGCCGGCCAGGTTACGTACAATTTTAATAACCACTTTGAGAGAGCATTCGGAATCATCTCGCCAGATGTTGAGATCGGCTTGGGCGACTCTTCTCAACTTGTCGGTGATCGCGTTCGAAAGAGTTACACCGCCGTCGGGACGCTGGCACACTTTCAAGCTGGTGCCTCCATCGCCCTCACCCACAATATGAACTTTGAGGCCGAAGCGTACGAGGAGCTTCCGCTGGATGCAGGTACGGTTTATTCAACGACGGGCAGGGGCAAGAAGAAGGTTACGACATCTGCACACACCGGCGGAACGGAAGATAACGGCTTCCTCAACACGCTCGATATACCGCTCAACGGCCACGTTGTGGTATCGGGATTTTATAATCGGAGCCTTCGCTCGAAGATCGATACCGCGGGCTTTTCGCTGACCTTCCTCCTGCGCTCTCCACCAGCAGATGTCGTTCGCTGAGGCTCGAACAGCAATCGTCAGCGCAGGGATGGCTTGAGGCTTACGTAGCAGACGAGGACGACAAACTCCACTGCGAAGGAGAACTCCAGAGCGAGTGACGGAGCGGAGGCTCGAAGCGCAGCGGGAGCCAACGCCACCATCACGAGGAGCAGGACGGCTATTGCCACAAACAGCATCGAGCGGCCGATGTTGGTGGCAATAGCTCGCGGAGCAACGCGCGGCGGATTCGCCGCGGCTAAGCGCGCGGCGAACCCTTCGGGAATACTGAAAGTCGGGCTTTGTTCAAGAGCACGGGTCATCCGGGCGTCAAGAGCGTCTGACATCTCGGGATACCGGCCTTCACTGTTGATCTTCATACTGTCACTTTCATTTTAGCGGTTGAGGTCTGGAGGCCGGAACGAATCTTCTTGCGCCCACGGTGAAGATGAGTGCGTACCGTACCAATCGGCATGCCAAGGACCGTTGCAATCTGATCGTAAGAGCGTTCTTCCTGGTGATAGAGAACCAGAATGGTGTGCTCGATTAGGCTGAGTTGGTTGAGCTGCTCGTTGACCAGATCAGCAAACTGGGTCTCCTCAAGCTGTTCCATGGCATTTGGATTAGGATCTGCAAGTCGGTCGTCCCAGCCTTCGGTATCGTCTGAGATCGAAACGTGACGCCGGTCTTCACGACGGCGTCTCTTCCACTCGTCCTGCGCCACGTTCACGGTGATTCGATAGAGATAGGTGGTGACGAGAGCGTCGCCGCGAAAGGATGGGAGAGCTCGAAAGAGCCGTAAGAAGACGTCCTGGGCCAGGTCTTCTATGTCATTCGTCCGGCCTGTGAGACGCACGAGCGTGCGGAAGACCATAGCTTGATGGTCTTGGACGATTTGCTCGAAGCTGGGTTCGGAGGGCATGCGGGTTCACGGGCTTAGACCTGAGAATAGATCGAAAGTTTCATTGGAGTTAATGAAACTTTCACTTCCATCTTTGGTCTAACGCGGGCAGAAAAGGAGAAACGATCATGTTATTTAGCCCGTTTGTCGTGCCGTTGGGAGCGTTTTTGGTGGCGATCGTCGCCATCGCCGGGGGACTCTTCAGTCAAGCTCACGCAAGAAGGGTGAAAGCCGATCAGCGGATGGCCATGCTGGCACGAGGAATTCCGCTCGTGGAGATTGAAGCCGTTCTTAAGACTGCGA is a window of Granulicella tundricola MP5ACTX9 DNA encoding:
- a CDS encoding NAD(P)/FAD-dependent oxidoreductase; this encodes MAEPDYVIAGAGIIGLSLALELHRRGASVVVLEAGTPMAQASTAAAGMLAADDPHNPIALHALAKVSTSLYPGFLDHISDLSGVRIPFQTASTLQAVSPDADFLSDPKALVPQLEPGSHRFSLLDERSVDPRQLAEALLMAVRNTRKIEGRGIDLRENTPLTRIAAGPASVRVETPAGSLSAGYFVDCMGAWSPAPVAPRKGQMLAVTLPKSLPLKTVIRTEKIYIVPRTDGPNAGRAIIGATVENAGYDLKVHPVDILTLNAQATALLPELAEALFVESWAGLRPATRDDLPILGPSPRQPRYVLANGHFRNGILLAPATAHVVAQLLMGENVDVDLAPFDPGRF
- a CDS encoding RNA polymerase sigma factor; its protein translation is MPSEPSFEQIVQDHQAMVFRTLVRLTGRTNDIEDLAQDVFLRLFRALPSFRGDALVTTYLYRITVNVAQDEWKRRRREDRRHVSISDDTEGWDDRLADPNPNAMEQLEETQFADLVNEQLNQLSLIEHTILVLYHQEERSYDQIATVLGMPIGTVRTHLHRGRKKIRSGLQTSTAKMKVTV
- a CDS encoding citrate synthase, coding for MSTVVAPKGLEGIVATTSSICWIDGDAGVLSYRGIDIHELASKSTFEETTYLLWNGRLPSGSELKAFSAELAAARVLDPKIIDLLKSVPTSASPMEVLRTAVSLASIYDVDEKDSSHDANVRKSFRLTAQIAMIVALFDRIRKGKEIVEADKSLSHAANFLWMLNGEKPSETATNAFDIALILHADHELNASTFAARVIAATLSDMHSAITGAIGALKGPLHGGANEATMKLLYAIDEAGADPVEYVRNMFATKQKISGFGHRVYHTEDPRATHLRRMSGELGAAAGNTKWFDMSQKIEAFVKSEKKLNANVDFYSASTYTTLGIDIDLFTPIFAISRISGWAAHVIEQHDDNRLIRPRAEYTGPAYPAPYTPIESR